A section of the Streptomyces sp. V3I8 genome encodes:
- a CDS encoding sel1 repeat family protein has translation MDVMGDKATLLDTGRFVQPSDRDETGEAAEEARQRLAAQKGDAEAMSVLGAMLLRRGDLDGAEPQLRAATAAGDRAAANNLGVLLHQRGYAEEAAGWWRIAAVAGSAAAAHALGRHHRERGDEPAAEYWLRQSAEQGHALGAYALADLLEHRGDARARDWMRAAAERGHREAAYRLARSLDRTAAQAAGAGTGPGADPGAGQGDAEVAGEAAEQWYRQAAARGHRRAALHLGAILEKRGELKEAGRWYLTSAKEGEARAACALGFLLRDAGDTESAAVWWLRAAQDGDGNAANALGALHAERGETQTAERWYRAAMDAGDVNGAYNLGLLCAEQARTAQAEQWYRRAAYAGHREAANALAVLLLQVGDAAGAEPWFSKAADAGSVDAAFNLGILHAGRGADATALRWYERAAAAGHTEAALQVGIARLRDGDEPAAERHLRCAAGGGSAEGAYRLATVLDARRPPTPAHELGEPATEKSECEEWYERAASQGHRRAQVRVGMLASARGDVVEAARWYREAAEAGSRNGAFNLGLLLAREGSEPEAALWWTRAADAGHGRAALRLALVYARRGELAEGQRWADRAVSLGPQEVAERAARLRDALRQELSA, from the coding sequence ATGGACGTTATGGGGGACAAGGCAACTCTGTTGGATACAGGGCGTTTTGTGCAGCCTTCCGACCGGGACGAAACCGGCGAGGCGGCCGAGGAGGCTCGTCAACGGCTCGCCGCGCAGAAGGGCGACGCCGAGGCGATGAGCGTCCTCGGGGCGATGCTGCTCCGGCGCGGTGATCTCGACGGAGCCGAGCCGCAGCTGCGCGCTGCCACCGCCGCCGGTGACCGGGCCGCCGCCAACAACCTCGGTGTCCTCCTGCACCAGCGCGGCTACGCGGAGGAGGCCGCCGGCTGGTGGCGGATCGCCGCCGTCGCCGGATCCGCGGCCGCCGCACACGCGCTGGGCCGCCACCACCGTGAGCGTGGTGACGAGCCCGCCGCCGAGTACTGGCTGCGGCAGTCCGCCGAGCAGGGCCACGCCCTGGGCGCGTACGCGCTCGCCGATCTCCTGGAGCACCGCGGTGACGCCCGGGCCCGGGACTGGATGCGCGCGGCCGCCGAGCGGGGGCACCGCGAGGCGGCCTACCGGCTCGCGCGGAGCCTCGACCGTACGGCCGCGCAGGCCGCCGGGGCCGGCACCGGTCCGGGCGCCGACCCGGGCGCCGGTCAGGGTGACGCGGAGGTCGCGGGCGAGGCCGCCGAGCAGTGGTACCGGCAGGCGGCGGCGCGTGGTCACCGCCGGGCCGCCCTGCACCTGGGGGCGATCCTGGAGAAGCGCGGCGAGCTGAAGGAGGCGGGGCGCTGGTACCTTACCTCCGCCAAGGAAGGCGAGGCGCGGGCCGCCTGCGCCCTCGGCTTCCTGCTGCGCGACGCCGGTGACACCGAGAGCGCGGCCGTGTGGTGGCTGCGGGCCGCCCAGGACGGTGACGGGAACGCCGCCAACGCGCTGGGCGCGCTGCACGCCGAACGGGGCGAGACGCAGACCGCCGAGCGGTGGTACCGGGCCGCGATGGACGCGGGCGACGTGAACGGCGCGTACAACCTCGGGCTGCTCTGCGCCGAGCAGGCGCGGACCGCCCAGGCCGAGCAGTGGTACCGGCGTGCGGCCTACGCGGGACACCGCGAGGCGGCGAACGCGCTGGCCGTCCTGCTGCTCCAGGTCGGCGACGCGGCCGGGGCCGAGCCGTGGTTCTCCAAGGCCGCGGATGCCGGCAGCGTGGACGCCGCCTTCAACCTCGGCATCCTGCACGCGGGGCGCGGGGCGGACGCGACGGCGCTGCGCTGGTACGAGCGAGCCGCTGCCGCCGGGCACACCGAGGCGGCGCTGCAGGTCGGGATCGCGCGGCTCCGGGACGGCGACGAGCCCGCCGCCGAGCGGCACCTGCGGTGTGCCGCCGGGGGTGGCAGCGCGGAGGGGGCGTACCGGCTGGCCACCGTGCTCGACGCGAGGCGCCCGCCCACGCCCGCGCATGAACTGGGGGAACCGGCCACCGAGAAGAGCGAGTGCGAGGAGTGGTACGAGCGGGCCGCGTCCCAGGGGCACCGGCGGGCGCAGGTGCGGGTGGGAATGCTGGCGTCCGCCCGCGGGGACGTCGTGGAGGCGGCCCGCTGGTACCGCGAGGCCGCGGAGGCGGGGTCGCGCAACGGGGCGTTCAATCTGGGGCTGCTGCTGGCGCGGGAGGGGAGCGAGCCGGAGGCCGCCCTGTGGTGGACCCGGGCGGCCGATGCGGGGCACGGCCGGGCGGCGTTGCGACTGGCGCTTGTCTACGCGCGTCGTGGGGAGCTCGCGGAGGGGCAGCGCTGGGCCGACCGGGCCGTGTCGCTGGGGCCGCAGGAGGTGGCCGAGCGGGCCGCCCGGCTGCGGGACGCGCTGCGGCAGGAGCTGTCGGCGTGA
- a CDS encoding PDZ domain-containing protein produces MPRRTATMLASTLMLIALLCAGVFIKVPYSEMSPGPTVNTLGEHDGEPVLQISGRKTYPTSGHLNMTTVRVTSADYNMNLVEAVYGWLAHDNKVVPHDTLYPNGKTEEQSTQENAEEFSQSQESAKVAALKEVGVPVKSWVIVSTVVKDTPAEGRLHAGDVIKAVDGTPVKAYDDVAKLVTRHKAGEKVVFTIVPAKEQAAAEKEKKTATRTEDVTITTAKSDDEGEERAIVGISAGTDHTFPFTIDIKLADVGGPSAGLMFALGIVDKLTPGSLTGGKFVAGTGTIDDAGKVGPIGGIEMKTVGARAKGAQYFLTPEDNCAAAARDVPDGLTLVKVGTIGDAVAALDDIRGGDTAGLPKCTRS; encoded by the coding sequence ATGCCACGCCGCACCGCGACGATGCTCGCCTCCACCCTGATGCTGATCGCGCTCCTGTGCGCGGGAGTCTTCATCAAAGTGCCGTACTCGGAGATGTCGCCGGGTCCGACGGTGAACACCCTCGGCGAGCACGACGGCGAGCCGGTGCTGCAGATCTCCGGTCGCAAGACCTACCCGACGAGCGGTCACCTGAACATGACCACCGTCCGGGTCACGAGCGCCGACTACAACATGAACCTCGTCGAGGCGGTGTACGGCTGGCTGGCCCACGACAACAAGGTGGTCCCGCACGACACGCTCTACCCCAACGGCAAGACGGAGGAGCAGTCGACGCAGGAGAACGCCGAGGAGTTCAGCCAGTCCCAGGAGAGCGCCAAGGTCGCGGCGCTCAAGGAGGTCGGCGTCCCGGTGAAGTCCTGGGTGATCGTCTCCACCGTCGTCAAGGACACCCCCGCCGAGGGCAGGCTGCACGCCGGTGACGTGATCAAGGCCGTCGACGGTACGCCGGTGAAGGCGTACGACGACGTCGCGAAGCTGGTCACCAGGCACAAGGCCGGCGAGAAGGTCGTCTTCACGATCGTGCCGGCCAAGGAGCAGGCCGCCGCCGAGAAGGAGAAGAAGACGGCGACCAGGACCGAGGACGTCACGATCACCACCGCCAAGTCCGACGACGAGGGCGAGGAGCGGGCGATCGTCGGCATCTCGGCCGGGACCGACCACACCTTCCCGTTCACCATCGACATCAAGCTCGCCGACGTCGGCGGCCCCAGCGCCGGTCTGATGTTCGCCCTCGGCATCGTCGACAAGCTGACCCCGGGGAGCCTCACCGGCGGCAAGTTCGTCGCCGGCACGGGCACCATCGACGACGCCGGCAAGGTCGGCCCGATCGGCGGTATCGAGATGAAGACCGTCGGCGCCCGGGCCAAGGGCGCCCAGTACTTCCTGACGCCCGAGGACAACTGCGCGGCCGCCGCCCGTGACGTCCCCGACGGGCTCACGCTCGTCAAGGTCGGCACCATCGGCGACGCGGTCGCCGCCCTCGACGACATCCGCGGCGGAGACACGGCCGGCCTGCCGAAATGCACCCGGAGCTGA
- a CDS encoding NUDIX hydrolase, protein MTLYDDAVLVLKDVEGQDELRQAYLDHLEAHPDGLWKACTAGHVTASALVIDPGRGRVLLTLHRKLRMWLQMGGHCEPGDTTLEAAALREATEESGITGLTLLPGGPVRLDRHPIPPPCHWHFDVQYAVVAEPDSVQTISEESLDLRWFAYGEVPQVADDSVVRLLEATRARL, encoded by the coding sequence GTGACCCTGTACGACGACGCCGTCCTGGTCCTGAAGGACGTCGAGGGGCAGGACGAGCTGCGCCAGGCCTATCTCGACCATCTGGAGGCCCATCCGGACGGTCTGTGGAAAGCCTGTACGGCCGGGCACGTCACGGCGAGCGCCCTGGTGATCGATCCCGGCCGGGGCAGGGTCCTGCTGACGCTCCACAGGAAGCTGCGGATGTGGCTCCAGATGGGTGGTCACTGCGAGCCCGGGGACACCACCCTGGAGGCGGCGGCCCTGCGTGAGGCCACGGAGGAGTCGGGCATCACGGGCCTGACCCTGCTCCCGGGCGGCCCCGTCCGGCTCGACCGCCACCCCATCCCGCCGCCCTGCCACTGGCATTTCGACGTCCAGTACGCGGTGGTGGCGGAGCCGGACTCCGTCCAGACGATCAGCGAGGAGTCCCTGGACCTGCGCTGGTTCGCCTACGGAGAGGTCCCCCAGGTCGCCGACGACTCGGTGGTCCGCCTCCTGGAAGCGACACGAGCAAGGCTCTGA
- a CDS encoding AIM24 family protein encodes MQSPLFAYNDQQSQERYSLQNKQMLRVLLQGHDDVLARKGTMVAYQGLVEFDAEFQNTGQQRSRAVTGEGLDLMRCHGQGTVYLANLAQHIHVVDVDQDGLTVDSGYVLAMDSALHHEVIAVDSQYGISGSGKYQLNISGRGKVALMTSGSPLMLQVTPDKYVNCDADAIVAWSTGLRVQMQAQTHSSGVFRRRGNTGEGWELSFMGQGYALVQPSELLPPQNAAIGGGIAAQYGVGQQGARGQNQGNVWS; translated from the coding sequence ATGCAGAGCCCGCTTTTCGCCTACAACGACCAGCAGTCCCAGGAGCGCTACAGCCTGCAGAACAAGCAGATGCTGCGCGTCCTCCTGCAGGGCCACGACGACGTACTCGCCCGCAAGGGCACCATGGTCGCCTACCAGGGACTCGTGGAGTTCGACGCCGAGTTCCAGAACACCGGCCAGCAGCGTTCCCGCGCCGTCACGGGGGAGGGCCTCGACCTGATGCGCTGCCACGGGCAGGGCACCGTCTACCTGGCCAACCTCGCCCAGCACATCCATGTGGTGGACGTGGACCAGGACGGTCTCACCGTGGACAGCGGTTACGTCCTGGCGATGGACTCCGCGCTGCACCACGAGGTGATCGCCGTGGACAGCCAGTACGGCATCTCCGGCTCCGGCAAGTACCAGCTCAACATCTCCGGACGCGGCAAGGTCGCCCTGATGACGTCGGGCAGTCCGCTGATGCTGCAGGTCACGCCGGACAAGTACGTCAACTGCGACGCCGACGCGATCGTCGCCTGGTCGACGGGGCTGCGGGTCCAGATGCAGGCCCAGACCCATTCCTCCGGGGTGTTCCGCCGCCGCGGCAACACCGGTGAGGGCTGGGAGCTCAGCTTCATGGGACAGGGGTACGCCCTCGTGCAGCCCAGTGAGCTGCTGCCGCCGCAGAACGCGGCGATCGGGGGCGGGATCGCCGCGCAGTACGGGGTGGGGCAGCAGGGTGCCCGCGGGCAGAACCAGGGGAATGTCTGGAGCTGA
- a CDS encoding PPA1309 family protein, with protein MSNTASSGTPMAAGPLTRAALEIDEYVSGLGWDQPARLFALVDTTRLRSQEPGLAERLGLTEDVPEGTLTPIEQDELPAGSPLDEFLGTIAWPDAVVGCALSVERLMLPPSAEASVPEGLDETRLAKWVAEHPERQEVRMTVAVLRDGKRDSALRLREKDSATDVLTGSDLVPGLAEALTATFEE; from the coding sequence ATGTCCAACACCGCCTCCTCAGGCACCCCCATGGCGGCCGGGCCTCTCACCCGCGCCGCCCTCGAAATCGACGAGTACGTCTCCGGGCTCGGCTGGGACCAGCCCGCCCGGCTCTTCGCTCTGGTCGACACCACCCGACTGCGCTCCCAGGAACCGGGGCTCGCCGAGCGTCTGGGTCTGACCGAGGACGTGCCCGAGGGCACCCTCACCCCTATCGAGCAGGACGAACTGCCGGCGGGCAGTCCGCTGGACGAGTTCCTCGGCACCATCGCGTGGCCGGACGCCGTGGTCGGCTGCGCGCTGTCCGTGGAGCGGCTGATGCTGCCGCCGTCCGCGGAGGCGTCCGTGCCGGAGGGCCTCGACGAGACGCGGCTGGCGAAGTGGGTCGCCGAGCACCCGGAGCGCCAGGAGGTCCGGATGACCGTGGCCGTGCTGCGGGACGGGAAGCGCGATTCGGCGCTGCGGCTGCGTGAGAAGGACTCGGCGACCGACGTGCTCACCGGCTCCGACCTCGTCCCGGGTCTGGCGGAGGCGCTCACGGCGACGTTCGAGGAGTAG
- a CDS encoding molybdenum cofactor biosynthesis protein MoaE, which translates to MAPMNDHPGEQAAQDPIKLLAVRETDLSLDEVFRAVGDDASGGTALFVGTVRNHDAGADVDALGYSCHPSAEAEMRRVAEKVVAEYPVRALAAVHRIGDLRVGDLAVIVAVSCPHRGEAFEACRKLIDDLKHEVPIWKHQKFSDGTEEWVGAC; encoded by the coding sequence ATGGCACCCATGAACGATCATCCCGGTGAGCAGGCCGCACAGGATCCGATCAAACTGCTGGCCGTCCGGGAGACCGACCTCTCCCTGGACGAGGTCTTCCGGGCCGTCGGTGACGACGCCTCCGGAGGGACCGCGCTGTTCGTGGGGACCGTGCGCAACCACGACGCGGGAGCGGACGTCGACGCCCTCGGGTACTCCTGTCACCCGAGCGCCGAGGCCGAGATGCGGCGCGTCGCGGAGAAGGTCGTCGCGGAGTACCCCGTGCGGGCGCTCGCCGCGGTGCACCGCATCGGTGACCTGCGGGTGGGCGATCTCGCCGTGATCGTCGCCGTGTCCTGCCCGCACCGCGGCGAGGCCTTCGAGGCCTGCCGGAAGCTGATCGACGACCTGAAGCACGAGGTCCCGATCTGGAAGCACCAGAAGTTCTCCGACGGTACGGAGGAGTGGGTCGGAGCCTGCTGA
- a CDS encoding zinc-dependent metalloprotease translates to MSDTPFGFGLPPEEPENGDEGKKKDQQSGGGQGPANPFGFGPGGPGGDNPLAAMFGSLNPNDLGAAFQQLGQMLSYEGGPVNWDMAKQIARQTVSQGTADGTKDASVGPAERAAVLDAVRLADLWLDDATSLPSGATSAVAWSRAEWVEATLPVWKELVDPVAERVGAAMGDVLPEEMQAMAGPLLGMMRSMGGAMFGTQIGQAVGVLAGEVVGSSDVGLPLGPAGKAALLPLNIEAFGKDLGIAQDEVRLYIALREAAHQRLFAHVPWLRSHLFGAVEGYARGIKVDTAKLEDVVGQFDPQNPEELQAALQQGMFQPEDTPEQKAALARLETALALVEGWVDAVVHSAAKPRLSSADALRETLRRRRATGGPAEQTFATLIGLELRPRRLRDASRLWASLTDARGVDGRDGLWAHPDMLPTASDLDDPDGFVHREQLDFSELDKMLGEAAGGSPERPNLTKEDTDGGNRAEGGTEDKGDSDK, encoded by the coding sequence GTGAGTGACACCCCATTCGGATTCGGCCTTCCGCCGGAGGAGCCGGAGAACGGCGACGAGGGCAAGAAGAAGGACCAGCAGAGCGGTGGTGGTCAGGGACCTGCCAACCCGTTCGGTTTCGGGCCCGGCGGACCCGGAGGCGACAATCCGCTCGCCGCGATGTTCGGTTCGCTGAACCCCAACGACCTGGGCGCGGCGTTCCAGCAGCTGGGCCAGATGCTCTCGTACGAGGGCGGCCCGGTGAACTGGGACATGGCCAAGCAGATCGCCCGCCAGACGGTGTCCCAGGGCACCGCCGACGGCACGAAGGACGCGAGCGTCGGCCCGGCCGAGCGCGCCGCGGTCCTGGACGCCGTGCGGCTGGCCGACCTGTGGCTGGACGACGCGACGTCGCTGCCGTCCGGTGCCACCTCCGCGGTGGCCTGGAGCCGCGCGGAGTGGGTCGAGGCGACCCTGCCCGTGTGGAAGGAGCTCGTCGACCCGGTCGCCGAGCGCGTCGGCGCGGCCATGGGCGACGTCCTGCCCGAGGAGATGCAGGCCATGGCGGGCCCGCTGCTCGGCATGATGCGCTCCATGGGCGGCGCCATGTTCGGTACGCAGATCGGTCAGGCCGTCGGCGTGCTCGCGGGCGAGGTCGTCGGTTCGTCCGACGTCGGCCTGCCGCTCGGCCCGGCCGGCAAGGCCGCGCTGCTGCCGCTGAACATCGAGGCCTTCGGCAAGGACCTGGGGATCGCCCAGGACGAGGTGCGCCTGTACATCGCCCTGCGCGAGGCCGCCCACCAGCGGCTCTTCGCCCACGTGCCATGGCTGCGCTCGCACCTGTTCGGCGCGGTCGAGGGCTACGCGCGCGGGATCAAGGTCGACACGGCGAAGCTGGAGGACGTGGTCGGCCAGTTCGACCCGCAGAACCCCGAGGAGCTGCAGGCAGCGCTCCAGCAGGGCATGTTCCAGCCCGAGGACACGCCGGAGCAGAAGGCGGCGCTGGCCCGCCTGGAGACGGCGCTCGCCCTGGTGGAAGGCTGGGTGGACGCGGTGGTCCACTCGGCGGCGAAGCCCCGCCTGTCGTCCGCGGACGCGCTGCGGGAGACACTGCGCCGCCGTCGCGCCACGGGCGGCCCGGCGGAGCAGACCTTCGCCACGCTGATCGGCCTGGAGCTGCGTCCGCGCCGGCTGCGGGACGCCTCGCGCCTGTGGGCCTCGCTCACGGACGCGCGCGGGGTCGACGGCCGGGACGGCCTGTGGGCGCACCCGGACATGCTGCCGACCGCCTCCGACCTGGACGACCCGGACGGCTTCGTGCACCGCGAGCAGCTGGACTTCTCCGAGCTCGACAAGATGCTGGGCGAGGCCGCGGGCGGTTCACCCGAGCGGCCCAACCTCACCAAGGAGGACACCGACGGCGGGAACAGGGCCGAGGGCGGGACCGAGGACAAGGGCGACAGCGACAAGTGA
- a CDS encoding UPF0182 family protein: MPDRGGGPTGPRMRVGRPSRRVRTLLMTLGVLAVLAMAFVMFAGFWTDWLWYRSVQYSSVFTTTLWTKIGLFFVFGLLMAVAVGVNIWLAHRLRPPLSAMSMEQQSLDRYRMGVAPYKKWILLGITSLVGLIAGASAAGQWRTWLMWVNGVPFHQKDPQFHLDVSFYAFDLPWYRFMLGFGFAAAILSLIAAALTHYLYGGLRVTSPGARATAAATGHLSVLLGIFVALKAVAYWLDRYGLAVKSSDFKATGNWTGLRYVDANAYLPAKTILFCIAVICALLFFATLWRRTWQLPVIGFGLMVLSAILIGGLYPAIVQKFQVQPNEQAKEAPYVEKNLKATRDAYGITGTEVTEYAGASTTKDKAKLRDDADGAASIRLLDPNVVSPTFQQLQQVRNYYAFPSNLDVDRYSKDGKDQDTVIGLRELNLQGIPKSNWINNHFRYTHGFGVVAAKGTNADAEGRPEFTEYDLPSKGDLGDYQQRIYYGEKTSQYSIVGGPQKEIDYSDDTGEKTTSYKGKSGVNLENPVNRAAYAVAFSEPQILYSGAIGDGSRILYNRTPKERVEAVAPWLTIDGDAYPAVVGDKIEWIVDAYTTTNGYPYASRTTLGDTTADSLTAANNQRAVVAQQNQVNYIRNSVKATVDAYTGKVTLYEWDTKDPVLKTWKKAFPGTVEPKSEIPQALMDHLRYPQDLFKVQRELLTRYHVKDAETFLSGSEVWQVPDDPTNKSGNAVPPYYLSMKMPGEQSQAFSLTTTLTPNGRDNLSAFMSVNAEAGTSGYGKINILKLPTGRTVDGPKRVQSQFNSEPSIAESIRLLRGGDSEVEYGNLLTVPLDGGLLYVEPVYVRGGGLKYPLLRKVLVTYGGATAFEDTLEQALDKVFGAEGSTAEPPDEDETKPPPASSDPTVQEALDDAQKAFDQGQEALKKGDWEAYGTAQKDLEDALERAEDAQAAADKGAGGGDKSGDSGDKGSGASGKPSSSPSSTSSSSKSPDSS; this comes from the coding sequence ATGCCGGACCGCGGCGGAGGCCCGACAGGGCCGCGGATGAGAGTGGGCCGACCGTCCCGGCGCGTCCGGACCCTGCTCATGACACTGGGCGTACTGGCCGTGCTGGCCATGGCCTTCGTCATGTTCGCGGGGTTCTGGACGGACTGGCTCTGGTACCGCTCGGTGCAGTACTCCTCCGTCTTCACGACCACCCTGTGGACCAAGATCGGTCTGTTCTTCGTCTTCGGACTGCTGATGGCCGTGGCCGTCGGGGTGAACATCTGGCTGGCCCACCGGCTGCGGCCGCCGCTCAGCGCCATGTCGATGGAGCAGCAGAGCCTCGACCGGTACCGCATGGGCGTGGCCCCGTACAAGAAGTGGATCCTGCTCGGGATCACCTCCCTGGTCGGGCTCATCGCGGGTGCCTCCGCGGCGGGCCAGTGGCGTACATGGCTCATGTGGGTGAACGGAGTGCCCTTCCACCAGAAGGACCCCCAGTTCCACCTCGACGTCTCCTTCTACGCCTTCGACCTGCCCTGGTACCGCTTCATGCTGGGCTTCGGCTTCGCGGCGGCGATCCTCTCGCTGATCGCCGCGGCGCTGACGCACTACCTGTACGGCGGACTGCGCGTCACCAGCCCCGGAGCGCGTGCCACGGCCGCCGCCACCGGTCATCTGTCGGTGCTGCTGGGCATCTTCGTCGCGCTGAAGGCAGTCGCGTACTGGCTCGACCGGTACGGGCTGGCGGTGAAGTCCAGTGACTTCAAGGCGACCGGCAACTGGACGGGCCTCAGGTACGTCGACGCCAACGCCTACCTGCCGGCCAAGACGATCCTCTTCTGCATCGCGGTCATCTGCGCCCTGCTGTTCTTCGCCACCCTGTGGCGGCGCACCTGGCAGCTGCCGGTCATCGGCTTCGGCCTGATGGTGCTCTCGGCGATCCTCATCGGCGGGCTCTACCCGGCGATCGTCCAGAAGTTCCAGGTCCAGCCGAACGAGCAGGCCAAGGAAGCCCCGTACGTCGAGAAGAACCTCAAGGCGACCCGTGACGCGTACGGCATCACCGGGACCGAGGTCACCGAGTACGCGGGTGCGAGCACGACCAAGGACAAGGCCAAGCTGCGCGACGACGCCGACGGCGCCGCGAGCATCAGGCTCCTGGACCCGAACGTCGTCTCGCCCACGTTCCAGCAGCTCCAGCAGGTCAGGAACTACTACGCGTTCCCGTCGAACCTGGACGTCGACCGCTACAGCAAGGACGGCAAGGACCAGGACACCGTCATCGGTCTGCGCGAGCTGAACCTGCAGGGCATCCCGAAGAGCAACTGGATCAACAACCACTTCCGCTACACGCACGGCTTCGGAGTGGTCGCGGCCAAGGGCACCAACGCCGACGCCGAAGGACGCCCGGAGTTCACCGAGTACGACCTGCCCTCCAAGGGCGACCTCGGCGACTACCAGCAGCGGATCTACTACGGCGAGAAGACCAGCCAGTACTCGATCGTCGGCGGTCCGCAGAAGGAGATCGACTACTCCGACGACACCGGCGAGAAGACGACCAGCTACAAGGGCAAGAGCGGCGTCAACCTCGAGAACCCGGTCAACCGGGCGGCGTACGCGGTGGCGTTCAGCGAGCCGCAGATCCTCTACTCCGGAGCGATCGGCGACGGTTCGCGGATCCTCTACAACCGCACGCCCAAGGAGCGCGTCGAGGCGGTGGCCCCCTGGCTGACCATCGACGGCGACGCCTATCCCGCGGTCGTCGGCGACAAGATCGAGTGGATCGTCGACGCGTACACGACGACCAACGGCTACCCGTACGCCTCGCGCACCACCCTCGGTGACACGACGGCCGACTCGCTGACCGCCGCCAACAACCAGCGGGCGGTGGTGGCCCAGCAGAACCAGGTCAACTACATCCGCAACTCGGTGAAGGCGACCGTCGACGCGTACACCGGCAAGGTCACGCTCTACGAGTGGGACACCAAGGACCCGGTCCTGAAGACCTGGAAGAAGGCCTTCCCCGGGACGGTGGAGCCGAAGTCCGAGATCCCGCAGGCCCTCATGGACCACCTGCGGTACCCGCAGGACCTGTTCAAGGTCCAGCGGGAGCTGCTGACCCGCTACCACGTGAAGGACGCGGAGACGTTCCTCAGCGGCAGTGAGGTGTGGCAGGTGCCGGACGACCCGACCAACAAGTCGGGCAACGCGGTGCCGCCGTACTACCTCAGCATGAAGATGCCGGGTGAGCAGTCCCAGGCGTTCTCCCTGACGACGACGCTCACGCCGAACGGCCGTGACAACCTGAGCGCCTTCATGTCGGTCAACGCCGAAGCCGGCACGAGCGGCTACGGCAAGATCAACATCCTCAAACTGCCCACGGGCAGAACGGTCGACGGACCGAAACGGGTGCAGAGCCAGTTCAACTCCGAACCGTCCATCGCCGAGTCCATCAGGCTCCTCAGAGGTGGTGACTCGGAAGTCGAGTACGGCAACCTGCTGACGGTGCCGCTCGACGGGGGACTGCTCTACGTGGAGCCCGTCTACGTCCGGGGTGGCGGTCTGAAGTACCCGCTGCTGCGCAAGGTGCTGGTGACCTACGGAGGTGCGACCGCCTTCGAGGACACGCTGGAACAGGCGCTCGACAAGGTCTTCGGAGCGGAGGGTTCGACCGCCGAACCTCCGGACGAGGACGAGACGAAGCCGCCGCCGGCCTCCAGCGACCCGACGGTCCAGGAAGCGCTCGACGACGCCCAGAAGGCCTTCGACCAGGGCCAGGAAGCCCTCAAGAAGGGCGACTGGGAGGCGTACGGAACGGCGCAGAAGGACCTGGAGGACGCCCTGGAGCGGGCCGAGGACGCACAGGCCGCGGCGGACAAGGGCGCAGGCGGCGGCGACAAGTCCGGCGACTCCGGTGACAAGGGGTCCGGGGCGAGCGGCAAGCCCAGCAGCAGCCCCAGCAGCACTTCGAGCAGCAGCAAGAGCCCCGACAGCAGCTGA
- a CDS encoding SDR family oxidoreductase, which yields MSSPDPQVRAARNPSTPPTPAESPSTSAARAGGTARGPVVAVTGAAAGIGAMLTERLAASDEIKQVIAIDERRGECADAQWHILDVRDPAIAEKLRGADVVVHLALDLGLETDPAARTAYNVRGTQTVLTAAAAAGVHRVVLCTSAMVYGALPDNELPLSEDAELRATAEATGVGDLLEVERLARRAPRAHPGLNVTVVRPAVLVGGTDTALTRYFESPRLLVVAGSRPAWQFCHIEDLCAALEYAALEKVEGELAVGCDGWLEQEEVEELSGIRRMELPSAVALGAAARLHRIGLTPSPAGDLAYTMYPWVVSGSRLHEAGWRPRWTNEEVLAELLGEVAGRHTLAGRRLGRKDATAAGAAGATVALLGTAALVRRARKARRRI from the coding sequence GTGAGTTCCCCAGATCCACAGGTTCGCGCAGCGCGAAACCCCTCAACCCCTCCGACGCCCGCAGAGAGCCCTTCGACCTCGGCGGCACGGGCCGGCGGGACCGCGCGGGGCCCCGTCGTCGCCGTCACCGGCGCCGCGGCCGGGATCGGCGCGATGCTGACCGAGCGCCTCGCCGCCAGCGACGAGATCAAGCAGGTCATCGCCATCGACGAGCGGCGGGGCGAGTGCGCGGACGCGCAGTGGCACATCCTGGACGTCCGGGACCCGGCCATCGCGGAGAAGCTGCGCGGGGCGGACGTCGTGGTGCACCTCGCGCTCGACCTCGGCCTCGAGACGGACCCGGCGGCGCGCACGGCGTACAACGTGCGGGGCACCCAGACCGTGCTCACGGCCGCCGCGGCCGCCGGGGTCCACCGGGTCGTGCTGTGCACGTCGGCCATGGTCTACGGAGCGCTGCCCGACAACGAACTGCCCCTGTCCGAGGACGCGGAACTGCGGGCCACCGCCGAGGCCACGGGGGTCGGGGACCTTCTGGAGGTCGAGCGGCTCGCCCGGCGGGCGCCCCGCGCGCACCCCGGCCTCAACGTCACCGTCGTACGGCCCGCCGTGCTCGTCGGAGGCACCGACACCGCACTGACCAGGTACTTCGAGTCACCTCGGCTGCTGGTCGTGGCCGGCTCCCGGCCCGCCTGGCAGTTCTGCCACATCGAGGACCTGTGCGCCGCCCTGGAGTACGCGGCCCTGGAGAAGGTCGAGGGCGAACTGGCCGTCGGGTGCGACGGATGGCTGGAGCAGGAGGAGGTCGAGGAGCTCAGCGGGATCCGCCGGATGGAGCTGCCGTCCGCCGTCGCCCTGGGAGCCGCGGCCCGGCTGCACCGGATCGGGCTCACCCCGTCGCCGGCCGGGGACCTCGCGTACACGATGTACCCCTGGGTGGTCAGCGGCAGCCGGCTGCACGAGGCCGGGTGGCGGCCCCGGTGGACCAACGAGGAGGTCCTCGCCGAGCTCCTGGGGGAGGTCGCCGGGAGGCACACCCTCGCCGGACGCCGGCTCGGACGCAAGGACGCCACCGCGGCGGGTGCCGCCGGAGCGACGGTTGCCCTGCTCGGCACGGCCGCACTGGTGCGGCGGGCGCGCAAGGCCCGGCGGCGGATCTGA